The DNA window ggatcccgctccgagtcctgatccgtccattctgccaatgttggccactccataggtgGCCGCTCTGGAAAGAGCTCCCCGACGATGTGGCGCAGTTTAGTGGGATCCCGTTCCATAGGCACGCGAGCTCCTTCCCATTGCTGCTTCTTGATTTTGTAGCCGGGCCCGAATCCGTGAGGTCCCAGCTGTTCGGGCAACTCGTCGCTGCTGGCCTTCTTGCTGGCCTtgaccgctcgatccagtgctgccctcgctgcagtataggccggccgcctttcgtctcgttgttcgtccgttcgggctctccgtAGTCTTCTGCGCATTCCGATGTAGGTCCgtcgtaactgggcaatctcgtcattCCACCAGTACACTGATCGTCTTCCCCCTCTGGCTGCCGGCAGTCGCGGCATTGTGGCGTCGCACGCTGTGGACATTgcttgcgtcagctcatctgcCATTAGAGTACggtcatggatgtctaacgaccccatgatctcgacgaacaggtcctcgttgaagaaccgagttgcccatctgccctccgttgcctgttgctgtcctcgaccagtgcttgtctgtgccgtcgtcctcccaaccgtaaacttgatggtgttatggtcgctcggattttcgtcgcagacTCGCCAGTTGTTGTCGCCCACGAGAGACCTGCTACAAAAGGTTACGTCGACAATGGAGCTGCGGCCACTGTGGCTGACCCATGTTGGCCGGTTACCCCGGTTCAACAGGACCAGTTCGAGCGAAGCCGCTGCGTCCATCACGATTGCTCCCCTGTGCACCCGCTCTCCATCGTTGCTCCTACGCTCCATTCCCCACGCTCCTGACCAGGCGTTGACGTCTCCGCCGATCACGGTGTCCCGGTTGCGTGGAATCACAGACGCTATTTCAGTCCACTTACGTCTGTAGTCTTCTATCGTCGCATTGGGACCCACAGGAGGTAGATATACAGAGCAGAACACAATGCCGCGCATCTCCACCACGACGAAGCTGTCCCGCCGGTTCTCGATGATGCGCTGGATGGGGTATCTTCCTGTTGAAACCGCTGCGACTCTGCCCGtcgggtccaccacccagttgctATTGTTCTCTGGGATCCGGTATGGATCTGAGAGCAGCAAGAGGTCGTGGCCCTCCGTTCGggccgtctgcagcagcatgtccTGGGCCAGCTGGCTGTGGTTCAGGTTCTGTTGGAGGACCTTAGGCGCGCCGGTTGGGCCGTGAAGGTACTACGTCTCCTACTTGGCGGCACTGGCGCTGTCCAAACGAGTGCCCGATTGCTTCCGGGCCCTTGCAGACTAGGCACTTCCGCTCCTTAACACACTGtcccgtgtgttttggttctgcGCAGCGATGGCATTTGCTCGACCGGTCCTTTCCACGGCAGTGGGACGCAATGTGGCCGTACTCGTAGCAGCGGTAGCACTGGCGCTTCGCCTCCACCTTCTTCAGCCGACAGCACCGACTGAACCCGATGACGTGCTGATTTTGCAGAACCGCATCTGTAAccgccgcttccggacagccgAAGAACGCTACTAGCGTTCCGTAGCTGGAATTGGCGGTGCTGATCTATTCCGCGTACAGCGTCACTCCCAGGGCGGCGCTCAGGTCCGTGGCGATCTCCTCGTTTGAGCAGCTTGGGGGGATGTTGGTGCAGATCAGCCTGGTGGTGGGGGTCCTTGGTCGGACTTTTGCCTTGTCCTCCAGCGCAGCCGATACCCTCTTCCACATTTCCAGGGTTTCCGCGTGGTCTGTGCAGGAGAGTTCCAGAAGAATATTCCCCTGGAAGTTCGTCCTCGTGCGCACGACCTTCTGCCGGTCATCCCCGAGCTTTTCCTGCagaatacgcatgatgtccttctgggtggtggagtTGATGGTTTCCACCTCCAGCGCGTCCGGCTGCCTACTGCTGCGTTTTGGTGACTGTTGCTCcctcggtggctgctgctgctccggctgcGGCTTTTGTAACTGAGCTGCTGCAATGACCGCGGCCTCCTGCTTGCGTTGCTGCTTCCGAGCCCGTCGCTTCGCCTGCTTGCTCATGACCTTTGTCCATTCGGCCTCGGGTTCGTGAGACTTGTCCTTGATCTGGGTTTGtccgtttgcgtttttgttgtcctttttcctttccgtgtcGGTCCCGTTTTTCTGGGGTGAGGTCttggtgttctttttcttatttttcttgctgcgtttAGTTTCCAGTCCGGTTTTTGCAGATGTTGTGGCGTCGTCTGTCGTCTGAGGGATGTCCGTTGTGGTTGGAGGGATGTCTggtgtttgttcttgttcgcTAGCCAAGTCGGTTGTTGTGCCTATGTCatgtggttgttgtcctgttgctattgcttttgccaattttgttAGGCTGTCCATTTTCCTCAAGAGTTCCGTATTAGCCTCACTGATTATCTCCGCCATGTGCAGAGTGAGTGCAAGCTCGTTCATCGAGATTCCCGGGGGCAGCGGAACCGCTGGAGGTGGAATGGGCGGCATGGCCTCCATGTTTGGGGGCTCGGCCACCACCTCCTTATCTCCCTCGGCTCCCCGCTCCTCGGGTCCCCCGACAAGGTCTAGCTCGCTCTCCTCCACACATGTCAGAGGCTCGGCTGGGTCAGTCGATGTCgaagtgttttttgtcgtggtcattgttttgttatcgtCGATTACCTCGGCCAGTACTACGAGGACGGACCTGATGGCGGCCTCCCAGTCCCTCGGCAGCGCAGAGAAGCCCCTAGTTTTCTGGCCGTCGCGTATAGTACGCACGAAACCAGTCAACATAGCACTTGCCCGCTCCACCGGATTGACCCGTCGGCCGCCAGCAGGGTATCGCTCGAGGAAAGTCTCTATCGTTTGTCCAGTCGGTGTTTTGTCGGTTGCGTCTGTGTCCACCTCGATAACCGGCTGCAATGTCGACCGGCGTACCATGCTCACCCCAACTAGGGTTCTTCTCGCAGATGCAGAAGTTCCAGCTGTCGTGGGGGCAGTCCCGGTCGGCATTGAGCCTCGCGTCATCCGTCGGGTGTACAGGGTTTCCTGTCTGGTGGTTATCGGGAGTGGTGATACACCTCCATTCGTCGAGTGTCGTCGGGTGGCTATGCGGCGTGGTGCCGACAGCCGACCCGGGGATGCCGTTAGTCTTGTCTTGGAGGCGCTTCTGGTGATAGTCGGCATgatgggagaaaaagaaaaaggagagagagagagagagagaacgaaaagaaagaaaaggaatttcctaccggacgagaaagagagagatcgcagactggaaagaaagaaggtcacaaaaagaaagagaaaattgctaaaaagagggaaaaaagcagaagaaaaggaagaaagaacgctaaaaagaaagaagacgctaaaagaatgaaaatcaaaggcaagaaggaagcaaacgctaagaagaaagaaaactgctaaagagaaagaaatcgcagatgagatgaatgcagagcactgaaagaaaggaaaaaaaatcgctaaaccggaagaaaatcgtatgcaagaagaaaaatcgcagaaacagaaaattgctgaaaagaaggaaaatcggtgTTTGATGCCAGTTGAAGCTGAATAAATGGCCCGAATTATtcggagaacgagagagagtgagaaaaaagaagagagagaaagagagagagaataattccctacacgacacgaaatggagaagattgcagaaaaggaaaggaaaatcgcttgaatgaaatttaaatgtagacaagaagggagaaaattgccgaagagatagaaaagatcgctggaaatcaaaaaaaatcgcacgaaagaaagaacaaaagtaaaaggctgaaaatgatggagaaatctttaacagaaggaaaatcgcaggcaagaaggaataaaatcgctgaaaagaaaagaaattcgctaagagagggaaaattgctatttatatgtcagttaatgcagaaaaattgccTGTTTAACTGAATGAGAATAAGAAAGCattgattttcccaccacaagaaggagtaaaaattcgaaaaaggggaaaggaaaatcgcgaAAGAAAGTATATCGCTATTAGAAAGACGGTTGACGCATaataaattgcttgaataaataggaaagaaagaggcaaggagtaaaaatataattctctacaagacaagaaaaggaaatcacGTTGGAAGAGGGATAATCGCTATTTTATGTGTCAGTTGGAACTGAGTGAGTGACCTGGGTTAATGggggggaaagagagagagatagagagagaagaattccctaaagtggtgaaggaagatatttgctttttggatgTCGGTGGATAACGAAAGGgtggtttgtattaaaaaaaatagaaaggaagtgagagcaaaagagagagagagagagtagagttCCCTccagtaaaaaataaaaatttgggAAGGCGAGAGATGCGTAGTTATGATTGAGTAATATCGGAAAGGGCTTGTGTTCGGAGTATTTTAACCGTGATCAATTAAGTAATAGTAATGATAATGAAGGGGGGATCTATGGTGTGGAAAAGCCTGCTATAGATAGGGGGATAATTTAAGTGATATTTTGATTGACACAATTATAAAGTCTTATGCTGGTGTAGGCTTCTATAATTTAAGAACCTTATTTTGTAACAATCTTGTACACATTTCGAAATGTCagaaacgtcaaaataaaaaatagaggaAACGTCATCGCGGTGGAACATTCGGAAACCACCTGCCGAACGGACAAGACCGTTGTTTgagtcggacttctgccttcggtcctTTTATTCATCTTccgaaatatatttatttgcgttttaccGTTGTTTACAACTCAGAAGTGGGATAGTGCCATGCCATCAAAAGACGAAATGTTGTGTGCGCTGGAGAACGCCAATGTGCTAGTGCCCTCAACCGCAACAATTGCTCAAATCCGCCAACTTTTCCAGCAGACATTTCATATGAGTGACGCTTTGGCCGAGCTAAATGAAAGCGTTGCTAACATCGATTTGGCTATAAAGCAGTCGGATGACGAGGCGAACACTCACAAGATGACCGATACCGACGCGCCGGAAACGGAAATAGCTGCCTTGGAAAAGGAGTTACAAGTGCTTGAGCTTCGTCGCAAAATCGCCATTTTGAAATCATCGAGCACCGCATCAGCACCGCTACTgacgtcaccaccaccaataccaTCATCGATGCCGCCAGCACCGCCATGTTGTTCAatagcaccaccaccgctatCGACGCAGTTTCCAATACACGTGCCTAATCTGGATGATTATGTGGGAAAGTTTGATGGTGAAAATGGAGTTGGAGTGGAACTATGGTTCCAGGAATTCGACCATGCATGTAGCATTTTTCCTATGAATGCAGAAATGAAGTTTTTCTGTGTGCGCCGCCTGCTTACTGACACTGCAGCCCTTTTTGCCAAGACCTCAGGCGCACGTTCTTACGCTGATTTGAAAGACAAACTGTTGAAaacttttaccaagaagcCTTCGGTAGaagaagtatttaaaaaattaagagCTAGACGCCTGTTACAGCGCGAGAGTATCACTCGATACGTGTTGGAGATGGAGCAAATTGCGGGCACCGTGATTCCGGAAGAGGAGCTAATCAACATCATAATAGACGGAATCGGTGACCCAATTAACACATCAGCAATACGTTTCGCTGCTGAATCGCTGGAGCACCTCAAAGTTTTGTTGCGGAAATACGAGTCGATTCGTGCAACTCGCGGCACTACCTCTTCACCATCGTTCCTCTGCAGCAAACCTGCTGCTGTGCCTCTTCGTCCAGATGGGAAGAATAACAAAGACGAGCCACCCCGTTGTTTCAATTGCTCTCAATACGGTCATTATCAGAGCAATTGTCCGATGCCGCACCGTCCAAAAGGGTCGTGTTTCAAATGCCATCAAATGGGTCATACGCACCGGGAGTGCAAGAACCCGAAAGCCGTAACGTCAGCTGCAGTTTACCATCCGCAAGTTGCAGAATTCAGCGAAGAAATAGCGGACCAAGTGCTGCTCAACGAACTCGAACTGGTATGTGTTAGTTTTAATGCGAAAAGTTACTGGAGCAAACGAATTCATGTAAATTCACTTCTTGATACAGGTAGTCCTGTAAGTTTTGTATCTGCTAGTATAGTGCCCTGTAATATTTCCAATCCACCCATCCCTTCAGTATTTCGAGGATTAGGCAATTCCGTGCTTCCTACTTGTGGTCAAGTGGAATGCAAGATCCAACTTCGTAATTATAACGTTAAACATTCACTTATAATCCTACCTGACAAAAGTATGCCTTGGCCCCTTATTATAGGTCGGGATCTTTTAAGGAAATTAAGAATATTTCTTACGCATTACGCAAGTTCATCGCCCTTACAACCATCTAGAATATTAGAAGGTTACTTAGAGTCTGTTAAACTACCTAAGCCCTGTGAGTCTCCAAAAATGGCACCCATTACGAATCCTTTTAGCCACATTTGTGCGGCCGACTTATTTGACAGCCCTATTGTGTTAGATATAGGAAAGGAACTTACCTCTATGGAATATTCTGCCATTTTGACTgctttttatgaaaattacaATAATTATCCCAGCGAGAACATAGTACAACCTGATTATAGTATGAAGATCAATCTTATTCACGACACACCCATTTATACAAAGCCTCGCAGACTTTCCTATGGGGAAAGGAATCAAGTGCGGGAGATAGTTAATAGATTACTAAATGAAAAGATTATAAGACCAAGTAACTCCCCATATGCTTCCCCTTTGGTACTAGTTCGGAAGAAAAATGGAGAAGTACGTATGTGCATCGATTACAGGCCCTTAAACAAAGTTACTGTGAGGGACAACTTTCCACTACCTTTAATTGAATCATGTCTCGAGCATCTCAGCGGTAAACGTATTTTTAGTTTGCTAGACCTAAAAAGCGGATTCCATCAGATTAAGATGGACCCGAGTTCGGTTAAGTACACATCCTTCGTAACGCCTGATGGGCAATACGAATATTTAAAGATGCCTTTCGGACTTAAAAATGCCCCGGCGGATTTCCAAAGATTCATAAACTCAATTTTACGCGAATTTATCGAGGCTGATAAACTGGTCGTTTATTTAGATGACATCATAATTGCCTCCAACGATTTCCACTCTCACTTTGAGACGTTAAGTGATGTTCTGAAAAAGCTTAAGCAGAATGGTTTAGAGCTTAGAATAGACAAATGCAAACTTGCTCACACGCGGCTAGAGTATCTTGGCTATGATGCCAGTGCCTCCGGTATTCGACCTAGTGAAAAACACCTTGCATCCATTGTCAATTATCCTATGCCCACTAACGTTAAACAATTGAGAAGATGCTTGGGCCTCTTTTCTTACTTTCGCAGATTTGTACCatcattttcgcatatcgccAAACCTCTTACTGGTCTTCTTCAGAAAGATGTTCCATTCGTGTTTAATACTCCTTGTGTTGAGGCATTCCATACCCTTCGCCAAAAGCTAGTTGAGTCTCCTGTGTTGGCTATATTCAATCCGAAGTATGAGACAGAATTGCATTGCGATGCAAGTTCATTCGGTTTCGGTGCAGTACTTTTGCAAAAACAAAGTGACGGAAAACTACACCCTGTAGCATATTTCTCTAAGACTACTTCCAAAGAAGAGTCGAAACTTCATAGTTATGAATTGGAGACTCTCTCTGTTATTTATGCGCTAAAGCGTTTCCATACATATGTTCATGGTTTACCTCTTAAAATAATCACGGATTGCAATTCCCTTGTTCAGACGCTCAAAAATCGTAACGCTTCCGCTAAAATCGCACGGTGGTCTCTCTTTCTGGAGAACTACGATTACAGCATACAACATCGCTCAGGCTCTTCTATGGCTCATGTAGATGCTTTGAGTCGAACTGTGGCTATTGGAGCTATCAGTGAGCTCGATATTGATTTCCAATTGCGAATAGCTCAAACTCGGGACCCTACTATTGAAGATTTGAAGTGCAAACTAGAACAGCAAGATATACCGGGGTTTGTGTTGCAAGATGGTTTTGTGTATCACCAGTCAGCCTCAAAAGGGATTCAATTTTATGTTCCTCAGGAAATGGTGGACAACATCATCCGTCACACCCACGAGAAAATAGGTCATTTATCGGTTGACAAAACATGCTCCAAAATTGACTCTCATTATTGGTTCCCCTCCATGAAAAGAAaagttgaaaattttattaagaACTGTTTAAAGTGTATCATATATTCTGCCCCAACAAAAACTAATTATCAGAACCTCCATAGTATACCGAAGGTTGCTTTACCTTTTGACACGCTCCACATAGATCATCTTGGACCCTTGCCACTCACCAAATCtaaaaagaaata is part of the Anopheles stephensi strain Indian unplaced genomic scaffold, UCI_ANSTEP_V1.0 ucontig310, whole genome shotgun sequence genome and encodes:
- the LOC118516540 gene encoding mucin-5AC-like, producing MPTITRSASKTRLTASPGRLSAPRRIATRRHSTNGGVSPLPITTRQETLYTRRMTRGSMPTGTAPTTAGTSASARRTLVGVSMVRRSTLQPVIEVDTDATDKTPTGQTIETFLERYPAGGRRVNPVERASAMLTGFVRTIRDGQKTRGFSALPRDWEAAIRSVLVVLAEVIDDNKTMTTTKNTSTSTDPAEPLTCVEESELDLVGGPEERGAEGDKEVVAEPPNMEAMPPIPPPAVPLPPGISMNELALTLHMAEIISEANTELLRKMDSLTKLAKAIATGQQPHDIGTTTDLASEQEQTPDIPPTTTDIPQTTDDATTSAKTGLETKRSKKNKKKNTKTSPQKNGTDTERKKDNKNANGQTQIKDKSHEPEAEWTKVMSKQAKRRARKQQRKQEAAVIAAAQLQKPQPEQQQPPREQQSPKRSSRQPDALEVETTRLICTNIPPSCSNEEIATDLSAALGVTLYAE